In Kitasatospora sp. NBC_00240, the following are encoded in one genomic region:
- a CDS encoding copper resistance CopC family protein, producing MTVTEARPAAVRGPGPAPSRAGSARSFQRRMAGALAVLVVVLAALAWASSSEPVRLTGVTPGDGSAVPRPPSEVALTFSGRLTVQSVFAQVSTADGSPVTGGSARVDGQRVIVPVSAAAQGTYLVVYRLALGEGHEVSGRTGFTVGPVPLVGASSDLADDADEAGAHDHGHAEGPWNGALLVLDAVLVVGAVLLMVHRPRRRAG from the coding sequence GTGACGGTGACCGAGGCCCGGCCCGCCGCCGTACGAGGGCCCGGCCCGGCGCCCTCGCGGGCCGGGTCCGCCCGGTCGTTCCAGCGGCGGATGGCCGGCGCGCTGGCCGTTCTGGTGGTGGTGCTGGCCGCCCTGGCCTGGGCCAGCTCCTCCGAACCCGTCCGGCTGACCGGGGTGACCCCGGGGGACGGGAGCGCCGTCCCCCGGCCGCCGTCCGAGGTGGCGCTGACCTTCTCCGGCCGGCTGACGGTGCAGTCCGTGTTCGCGCAGGTGAGTACGGCGGACGGCAGTCCGGTCACCGGGGGCAGCGCCCGGGTGGACGGGCAGCGGGTGATCGTGCCGGTCTCGGCCGCCGCGCAGGGGACGTACCTGGTCGTCTACCGGCTCGCGCTGGGCGAGGGCCACGAGGTGTCGGGCCGAACCGGGTTCACCGTGGGGCCCGTTCCGCTGGTGGGGGCGAGTTCGGATCTCGCCGATGACGCGGACGAGGCCGGCGCCCATGACCACGGGCACGCCGAAGGGCCTTGGAACGGCGCCCTGTTGGTGCTGGACGCCGTACTGGTCGTCGGCGCGGTGCTGTTGATGGTCCATCGGCCCCGGCGACGGGCCGGCTGA
- a CDS encoding amino acid adenylation domain-containing protein, with amino-acid sequence MSTIHGIHEVSSDLIDVFTESAIRHPHRPALVHQGRVVSYRGLHELVNTLAGRLGDSPGVVAVSATHTPETVVGLLGVLAAGGVYCPVDPAFPFERRQAMVTAAGCRTMLAADSGPATRLGLVPVELGPLAELPPNPPEMAPTSNSPSHRAGSPAAADTPRLPAPGRTGAGAEDPAYILFTSGSTGQPKPVVTPRRAISATVHSLRGLFGLMPEDRVLQFASLNWDTCFEEILPALTAGAALVLDPEAHSGSFPRFLRMVERERITVLDLPTAFWHELVLHLAEDGLSLPGCVRVLVIGGEAASPARLADWSRLDTGRIRLVNTYGCTETTLITHAVDLHGPQAPSPGRAWDGRTKAPIGRALPHVVQRIGEQGELIIGGPAVALGYLGLPQATDERFTLVDGERCFRTGDRVSSTPDGVLTHQGRLDGEIKIRGIRVDPAEVEAHLSSHPSIQAVAVVAATLAGRSALVAYVVPRAQARAEGLDTEVLSYLRGRVPGHLVPSRITVVPELVLTASGKVDRAGSHRRHTPPEQVKGDLR; translated from the coding sequence ATGTCAACGATTCACGGTATCCATGAGGTCTCTTCCGACTTGATTGACGTGTTCACGGAAAGTGCAATTCGTCATCCGCACCGACCGGCGCTGGTCCACCAGGGACGGGTCGTGAGTTACCGCGGGCTGCACGAGCTGGTGAACACCCTGGCCGGCCGGCTGGGCGACTCACCCGGCGTGGTCGCCGTATCCGCCACCCACACGCCGGAAACGGTCGTGGGACTGCTCGGTGTTCTCGCCGCCGGAGGCGTCTACTGCCCCGTTGATCCGGCATTCCCGTTCGAACGCCGGCAGGCGATGGTGACGGCCGCCGGCTGTCGCACAATGCTCGCCGCGGATTCCGGCCCGGCCACCCGACTCGGCCTGGTGCCGGTGGAGTTAGGACCGTTGGCGGAACTCCCCCCGAACCCGCCGGAAATGGCGCCGACAAGCAATTCCCCGTCGCACCGAGCCGGATCGCCGGCAGCGGCGGACACCCCTCGCTTACCGGCTCCCGGCCGCACCGGGGCCGGCGCCGAGGATCCCGCGTACATTCTCTTCACCTCCGGCTCCACCGGGCAGCCGAAGCCCGTGGTCACCCCCCGGCGGGCCATCTCCGCCACGGTGCACTCGCTGCGCGGCCTCTTCGGCCTGATGCCCGAGGACCGCGTCCTGCAGTTCGCCTCGCTGAACTGGGACACCTGCTTCGAGGAGATCCTGCCGGCGCTCACCGCCGGCGCCGCCCTCGTCCTCGACCCCGAGGCGCACTCCGGGTCCTTCCCCCGCTTCCTGCGGATGGTCGAGCGCGAGCGGATCACCGTCCTGGACCTGCCCACCGCCTTCTGGCACGAACTGGTGCTCCACCTGGCCGAGGACGGGCTGAGCCTGCCCGGCTGCGTCCGGGTCCTGGTGATCGGCGGCGAGGCGGCGAGTCCGGCCCGCCTCGCCGACTGGAGCCGCCTGGACACCGGCCGGATCCGCCTGGTCAACACCTACGGCTGCACCGAGACCACCCTGATCACCCACGCCGTCGACCTGCACGGCCCCCAAGCCCCCTCCCCCGGCCGGGCGTGGGACGGGCGGACGAAGGCGCCGATCGGCCGCGCCCTTCCGCACGTCGTCCAACGGATCGGCGAGCAGGGTGAGTTGATCATCGGTGGGCCGGCCGTGGCACTGGGCTACCTCGGGCTGCCGCAGGCCACCGACGAGCGGTTCACCCTCGTCGACGGCGAGCGCTGCTTCCGTACCGGCGACCGGGTGAGCAGCACACCGGACGGTGTCCTCACCCACCAGGGCCGGCTCGACGGCGAGATCAAGATCCGCGGCATCCGGGTGGACCCCGCCGAGGTCGAGGCGCACCTCTCGAGCCACCCCTCGATCCAGGCGGTGGCCGTGGTGGCGGCGACGCTCGCCGGCCGCTCCGCCCTGGTCGCCTACGTGGTGCCGCGGGCCCAGGCGCGGGCGGAGGGCCTGGACACCGAAGTCCTGTCGTACTTACGGGGGCGGGTGCCCGGCCATCTCGTGCCGAGCCGGATCACCGTCGTCCCCGAACTGGTCCTCACCGCGAGCGGGAAAGTCGACCGCGCCGGATCGCACCGCCGACACACGCCCCCTGAGCAGGTCAAAGGAGACCTTCGATGA
- a CDS encoding phosphopantetheine-binding protein, whose translation MSVDTTSAALGGAPDGARPEAGPGAETEAVVAVFRRVLENPDAGADTDFFQLGGDSLIATRVLSAIARGHGVELSFEDFLLAPTPRGLAGKIAAAR comes from the coding sequence ATGAGCGTTGACACCACCTCCGCCGCCTTGGGCGGAGCACCCGACGGCGCCAGACCCGAGGCCGGCCCCGGCGCCGAGACCGAGGCCGTGGTGGCGGTCTTCCGTCGGGTGCTGGAGAACCCCGACGCCGGGGCGGACACCGACTTCTTCCAGCTCGGCGGCGACTCGCTGATCGCCACCCGGGTGCTGAGCGCGATCGCCCGGGGCCACGGCGTCGAGCTGTCCTTCGAGGACTTCCTGCTCGCGCCCACCCCCCGGGGGCTCGCCGGAAAGATCGCGGCCGCCCGGTGA
- a CDS encoding FAD-dependent oxidoreductase: MSARDDAASGPAGGRPVASAVVVGAGLAGLTAATGLAAHGVEVTVLEARDRVGGRTHGLQVSPEGWIDAGAAYLGDRHTHLHALLAELGLKTIPTTMLGASRFALGAGHATRDGRFPPLNAVALGDLFELLAELTATVRPEAPWLTPDAERLDTLTVADWAEQHLTHPDARLFLPLFLGEMMAADPAEVSVLHLAFYLRSGGGLRYLNAFEGGAQQDRVAGGAHQVCERLAERLGTRVRLGEPVLAVDQDAHGVTVRSARGEHRADVAVLALPPLLADAVEQRPEPPVRRASSRTGRGCAVKVNLVYPAPLWREGGLSGWSVNAEGPLLSTVDDSPEGGAGVLTGFVTGAEAHRFAALTPERQRAAAVEQAARLFPMLPEPVGFHCTDWVNEQYSQGCYAALFGPGDWLRQGPTLTTPHHRVHWAGTETSTEFFGLMEGAIRSGRRVVAEILARR; this comes from the coding sequence GTGAGCGCCCGGGACGACGCCGCCTCCGGGCCGGCCGGCGGCAGACCCGTCGCGAGCGCCGTGGTGGTCGGGGCCGGACTCGCCGGGCTGACCGCCGCGACCGGCCTGGCCGCCCACGGGGTCGAGGTCACCGTGCTGGAGGCGCGCGACCGGGTCGGCGGCCGCACCCACGGCCTCCAGGTATCACCCGAAGGCTGGATCGACGCCGGCGCCGCCTACCTGGGTGACCGCCACACGCACCTGCACGCCCTGCTGGCCGAGTTGGGCCTGAAGACCATCCCCACCACGATGCTGGGCGCCAGTCGGTTCGCGCTCGGCGCCGGGCACGCCACCCGGGACGGCAGGTTCCCGCCGCTCAACGCCGTGGCGCTCGGCGACCTGTTCGAGCTGCTGGCCGAACTCACCGCCACCGTACGGCCCGAGGCGCCGTGGCTGACCCCGGACGCCGAACGCCTCGACACCCTGACGGTGGCCGACTGGGCCGAACAGCACCTGACCCACCCGGACGCGCGGCTCTTCCTCCCGCTCTTCCTGGGCGAGATGATGGCGGCCGACCCGGCCGAGGTGTCCGTCCTGCACCTGGCGTTCTACCTGCGCTCGGGCGGCGGGCTGCGCTACCTGAACGCCTTCGAGGGCGGCGCCCAGCAGGACCGGGTGGCCGGCGGTGCCCACCAGGTGTGCGAACGGCTGGCCGAGCGCCTGGGTACCCGGGTGCGGCTCGGCGAACCCGTCCTGGCGGTGGACCAGGACGCCCACGGGGTCACCGTCCGCTCCGCCCGCGGCGAGCACCGGGCGGACGTCGCGGTGCTGGCCCTGCCCCCGCTGCTGGCCGACGCCGTCGAGCAGCGACCCGAACCGCCGGTACGCCGGGCGAGCAGCCGGACCGGCCGGGGCTGCGCGGTCAAGGTGAACCTTGTGTACCCGGCGCCGCTCTGGCGGGAGGGCGGGCTGTCCGGGTGGTCGGTCAACGCCGAGGGCCCGCTGCTCTCCACGGTGGACGACTCCCCCGAGGGCGGGGCCGGCGTGCTGACCGGATTCGTCACCGGGGCCGAGGCCCACCGGTTCGCGGCGCTCACCCCCGAGCGACAGCGCGCGGCCGCGGTCGAGCAGGCCGCCCGGCTGTTCCCGATGCTCCCCGAGCCGGTCGGCTTCCATTGCACCGACTGGGTCAACGAGCAGTACAGCCAAGGCTGTTACGCGGCCCTGTTCGGGCCGGGCGACTGGCTCCGGCAGGGCCCGACACTGACCACCCCGCACCATCGGGTGCACTGGGCCGGCACCGAGACGAGCACCGAGTTCTTCGGCCTGATGGAGGGCGCGATCCGATCCGGCCGTCGGGTGGTCGCTGAGATCCTCGCCCGCAGGTAG
- a CDS encoding class I adenylate-forming enzyme family protein, whose protein sequence is MSEPSSVAPLAARRQLMTEATLGAGNFLDHAIAVNPNRAVPFAYSHHTDHRGAVVLRGHSLLDLAALRDRYATWYRANGVRPGEPVGVVVGEGLEPVLHFLALTALGAVPALVNDAMRHDVMVRYLNQVGVVGIVADDPTRLAAAYREDPGRRPRFIAMAAEIQAFDSASAPLPEDYPYRHAADDVVGLIHSSGTTGTPKSTMLAHRQFWDGKQPRMERFPAEPYDRLMSLMPHTHAGGLSYFLTAALIGLPTVVMSDWRRAVVEPVMEAFRPTMVASFPRTFVELATGELPVEGAAKVHSWFNTGDSAHYGHIRRLVQLGERPAGLIKPWLLPQQQAAEAALPGSQFIDGLGSSEMGMALFGQVTAPESPRDDRCVGRPTEAVVRAAVLDENGDEVPDGTVGMLAVVSPSLTPGYWNNPRLTATFELAGHWLTGDMARRDADGRFYHLDRTVDVIDTVGGPVYSLPIEEVLLADCAELVRDCSVVGVPGPPGEGQRPIAVVQLQADAGQFTAEEVQEAANKALAGAGLTPLAAVSIARTPEEFPLGPTGKVLKRELRTRFATLFTGQ, encoded by the coding sequence ATGAGCGAACCGAGTTCCGTCGCGCCCCTCGCCGCCAGACGGCAGCTGATGACCGAGGCGACCCTCGGTGCCGGCAATTTCCTGGACCACGCCATCGCGGTGAACCCCAACCGCGCCGTGCCGTTCGCCTACAGCCACCACACCGACCACCGCGGCGCGGTGGTCCTGCGCGGGCACAGCCTGCTCGACCTCGCCGCCCTGCGCGACCGCTACGCCACCTGGTACCGGGCGAACGGCGTGCGCCCCGGCGAGCCGGTCGGCGTGGTGGTCGGCGAGGGCCTGGAGCCCGTCCTGCACTTCCTCGCGCTCACGGCGCTCGGCGCCGTCCCCGCCCTGGTCAACGACGCCATGCGGCACGACGTCATGGTGCGCTACCTCAACCAGGTGGGCGTGGTCGGCATCGTCGCGGACGATCCCACCCGGCTGGCCGCGGCCTACCGCGAGGACCCCGGGCGGCGCCCGCGCTTCATCGCCATGGCGGCCGAGATCCAGGCCTTCGACAGCGCGTCGGCGCCGCTGCCCGAGGACTACCCGTACCGGCACGCGGCGGACGACGTGGTCGGGCTGATCCACTCCTCCGGCACCACCGGTACACCGAAGTCCACCATGCTGGCGCACCGGCAGTTCTGGGACGGCAAGCAGCCGCGGATGGAGCGGTTCCCGGCGGAACCGTACGACCGGCTGATGTCGCTGATGCCGCACACCCACGCCGGCGGCCTGAGCTACTTCCTCACAGCCGCGCTGATCGGCCTGCCGACCGTGGTGATGTCCGACTGGCGGCGCGCGGTGGTCGAGCCGGTGATGGAGGCCTTCCGGCCCACCATGGTCGCGTCCTTCCCGCGGACCTTCGTCGAGCTGGCCACCGGCGAACTGCCGGTCGAGGGCGCCGCGAAGGTGCACTCCTGGTTCAACACCGGCGACAGCGCGCACTACGGGCACATCCGCCGCCTGGTGCAGCTCGGCGAGCGGCCGGCCGGTCTGATCAAGCCCTGGCTGCTCCCGCAGCAGCAGGCCGCCGAAGCCGCCCTGCCCGGTTCGCAGTTCATCGACGGGCTGGGCTCCTCCGAGATGGGCATGGCCCTGTTCGGCCAGGTGACCGCGCCCGAGAGCCCCCGGGACGACCGCTGCGTCGGCAGACCCACCGAGGCGGTGGTCAGGGCCGCGGTGCTGGACGAGAACGGCGACGAAGTCCCGGACGGTACGGTCGGGATGCTCGCGGTGGTCAGCCCTTCGCTGACCCCGGGCTACTGGAACAACCCCCGGCTGACGGCCACCTTCGAGCTGGCCGGCCACTGGCTGACCGGCGACATGGCCCGGCGCGACGCCGACGGCCGGTTCTACCACCTCGACCGGACGGTGGACGTGATCGACACCGTCGGCGGCCCGGTCTACAGCCTGCCGATCGAGGAGGTGCTGCTGGCCGACTGCGCAGAGCTGGTCCGGGACTGCTCGGTGGTCGGTGTGCCCGGCCCGCCCGGAGAGGGCCAACGTCCCATCGCGGTGGTGCAGTTGCAGGCCGACGCCGGACAGTTCACGGCCGAGGAGGTGCAGGAGGCCGCCAACAAGGCGCTGGCGGGGGCCGGTCTGACCCCGCTCGCCGCGGTCAGCATCGCCCGCACCCCCGAGGAGTTCCCGCTCGGGCCCACCGGCAAGGTGCTCAAGCGCGAACTGCGGACGCGCTTCGCCACCCTCTTCACCGGCCAGTAG
- a CDS encoding lysine 2,3-aminomutase, whose translation MDHHVIRQPYQYVRTPLAEPDWRRLPGWRDVTTAQWRDAQWQRAHCVQNLRQLRAVVGDLLTDRFYQELTADQAQFATMSMLLPPQMLNTMAPTAPTEAEAFTEAFLADPVRRYMLPVRADRHPRWPSHPKAERDSLHEAEMWVVEGLTHRYPTKVLAELVSTCPQYCGHCTRMDLVGNSTPQVTKARLALRPGDRQEQMLDYLKRTPTVRDVVLSGGDLANVPWPQLETFLLRLLELGSVRDIRLASKAVVGLPQHWLQPRVVEGLARVAAVAARRAVNLAVHTHANHAQSVTPLVAEAARALLDAGVRDVRNQGVLMRGVNATPEDLLDLCFALQDEANILPYYFYLCDMIPNAEHWRTSVHEAQLLQEAIMGYLPGHATPRIVCDVPRVGKRWVHQAVAYDRERGISYWTKNYRTALDVKEAGDAGPDPLLERRYPYHDPVDTLPEPGRRWWSEQRPAGPRI comes from the coding sequence ATGGACCACCACGTGATCCGGCAGCCGTACCAGTACGTACGGACCCCGCTGGCCGAGCCGGACTGGCGCCGGCTGCCCGGGTGGCGCGACGTCACCACGGCGCAGTGGCGGGACGCCCAATGGCAGCGGGCGCACTGTGTGCAGAACCTCCGGCAGCTCCGGGCCGTCGTCGGCGACCTGCTGACCGACCGGTTCTACCAGGAACTCACCGCCGACCAGGCGCAGTTCGCCACCATGTCCATGCTGCTGCCGCCGCAGATGCTGAACACCATGGCGCCGACCGCCCCGACCGAGGCCGAGGCGTTCACCGAGGCGTTCCTGGCCGACCCCGTCCGCCGCTACATGCTGCCGGTGCGCGCGGACCGGCACCCGCGGTGGCCGAGCCATCCGAAGGCGGAGCGCGACTCGCTGCACGAGGCCGAGATGTGGGTGGTGGAGGGGCTCACCCACCGCTACCCCACCAAGGTGCTGGCCGAGTTGGTCTCCACCTGCCCGCAGTACTGCGGCCATTGCACCCGGATGGACCTGGTCGGCAACTCCACCCCGCAGGTCACCAAGGCCCGGCTGGCGCTCCGGCCGGGCGACCGGCAGGAGCAGATGCTCGACTACCTCAAGCGCACGCCGACCGTCCGCGACGTGGTGCTCTCCGGCGGCGACCTTGCCAACGTGCCCTGGCCGCAGCTGGAGACCTTCCTGCTCAGGCTGCTGGAGCTGGGCTCGGTGCGCGACATCCGGCTCGCCAGCAAGGCGGTGGTGGGCCTGCCGCAGCACTGGCTGCAGCCCCGGGTGGTCGAGGGGCTGGCCCGGGTGGCCGCGGTCGCGGCCCGGCGCGCGGTCAACCTCGCCGTGCACACCCACGCCAACCACGCGCAGTCGGTGACGCCGCTGGTCGCCGAGGCGGCCCGGGCGCTGCTGGACGCCGGGGTGCGGGACGTCCGCAACCAGGGCGTGCTGATGCGCGGTGTCAACGCCACCCCCGAGGACCTGCTGGACCTCTGCTTCGCCCTCCAGGACGAGGCGAACATCCTGCCCTACTACTTCTACCTCTGCGACATGATCCCCAACGCCGAGCACTGGCGCACCTCCGTGCACGAGGCCCAGCTGCTGCAGGAGGCGATCATGGGCTACCTGCCCGGCCACGCCACCCCGCGGATCGTCTGCGACGTACCGCGGGTGGGCAAGCGCTGGGTGCACCAGGCGGTCGCGTACGACCGCGAACGCGGCATCTCCTACTGGACCAAGAACTACCGCACCGCCCTCGACGTCAAGGAGGCGGGCGACGCCGGGCCCGACCCGCTGCTCGAGCGCCGGTACCCGTACCACGACCCGGTGGACACCCTGCCCGAGCCCGGCCGGCGCTGGTGGTCGGAGCAGCGGCCCGCCGGACCCCGGATCTGA
- a CDS encoding AMP-binding protein translates to MTDDFSLPPAAAEPRLHVAHRSLGLLKSVPGLAARYPADQEVRTLDDLAALPPMAKDDLNTALAHLEPRAEHGATWLFQSGGSTGAPKVGHAPTGFYMAGVHAHWRPLDREDVFVNAWGAGRMWGAHFLAAALADLSGCQVIALGSVTREEYEDWLGFFAARGVTAIGGTPSVLQTWFAHARAAGLKLPALRKVLWLGEAWQPQLERDMAEVAPQARRWGMFGSTETWVVGTNTPDCPADTFHTLPQQLVHVGPDDLLDFTTLDPEMLNPVLRYRTGDAGRLVSCPCGRPGRAMRVFGRRDSVVQVRGLGLDVDEIVGRAEREPGVSRAQVVITERQGRAATVEVLLLTAPDLPGKSAPDAERLRRELLSATFTLSTAFQHDPESFQVRPADELISNDRTGKTSRLVVREES, encoded by the coding sequence ATGACGGACGACTTCTCGCTCCCGCCGGCGGCGGCCGAGCCGCGCCTGCACGTCGCCCACCGGTCGCTCGGCCTGCTGAAGTCCGTGCCCGGGCTGGCCGCGCGCTACCCCGCGGACCAGGAGGTCCGCACCCTGGACGACCTCGCCGCCCTGCCGCCGATGGCGAAGGACGACCTCAACACCGCCCTGGCCCACCTGGAGCCCCGGGCCGAGCACGGGGCCACCTGGCTGTTCCAGAGCGGCGGCAGCACCGGCGCGCCCAAGGTCGGCCACGCGCCCACCGGCTTCTACATGGCCGGCGTGCACGCGCACTGGCGGCCGCTGGACCGCGAGGACGTCTTCGTCAACGCCTGGGGCGCCGGCCGGATGTGGGGCGCGCACTTCCTGGCGGCGGCCCTGGCCGACCTGTCCGGCTGCCAGGTGATCGCGCTGGGCTCGGTGACCAGGGAGGAGTACGAGGACTGGCTGGGATTCTTCGCCGCCCGCGGCGTCACCGCGATCGGCGGGACACCAAGCGTGCTGCAGACCTGGTTCGCGCACGCGCGGGCCGCCGGGCTGAAGCTGCCGGCCCTGCGCAAGGTGCTCTGGCTCGGCGAGGCCTGGCAGCCCCAGCTGGAGCGGGACATGGCCGAGGTCGCGCCGCAGGCCCGGCGCTGGGGGATGTTCGGCAGCACCGAGACCTGGGTGGTGGGCACCAACACCCCGGACTGCCCGGCGGACACCTTCCACACCCTCCCGCAGCAGCTGGTGCACGTCGGCCCGGACGACCTGCTGGACTTCACCACGCTCGACCCGGAGATGCTGAACCCCGTCCTGCGCTACCGGACGGGCGACGCGGGCCGGCTGGTGTCCTGCCCGTGCGGGCGGCCCGGCCGGGCGATGCGGGTGTTCGGCCGCCGGGACAGCGTGGTGCAGGTCCGCGGCCTGGGCCTGGACGTGGACGAGATCGTCGGGCGGGCGGAACGGGAGCCAGGCGTCTCCCGGGCGCAGGTGGTGATCACCGAACGGCAGGGCCGGGCCGCCACGGTGGAGGTCCTGCTGCTGACCGCCCCGGACCTCCCTGGGAAGTCCGCCCCCGACGCCGAAAGGCTGCGCCGGGAGCTGCTGTCGGCGACCTTCACCCTGAGCACCGCCTTCCAGCACGATCCGGAATCCTTCCAGGTCCGCCCGGCCGACGAGCTGATCAGCAACGACCGGACCGGCAAGACCTCCCGCCTGGTCGTCCGGGAGGAGTCATGA
- a CDS encoding MFS transporter: MRKPRRPVSLGGGFNLFWAGQTVSTVGDRVTVFVVPTLMIFVLHASALQVGVVAMAQYLGIPLLGPIAGVLVDRWDKRRTMLTCDLVRLVAVAVIPLAYWLDQLSTPLLFGCVAVISGATIFFNVGYLVAVPAVVPEQHLVRAYSRLEGSGSVSEVAGPSIAAGLYSALGVAALLVDAASYLVSAVCFRAMRPWGERTVVTGSVRERLTAGFRLNWADPVLRRVVVAAVTLNCGGPVFVTVLPVLAYRGLGLSVGAFGAAMSVAAVGALVGAVVAPRISERLGTGRTLAWALLLHCLVGLGVLAAPALPAAPVIAVTMGCYGFFMSCINVCSAPTRQSRMSAQHQGVMHAAFRTVTWGVIPLAALAGGLAVTLLTGPLGILDAARAVMAAGTLLAACSFLAAVRIQPLLDAAAREKASAAGPDPAAGTDPALADSAS; encoded by the coding sequence ATGAGGAAGCCCCGACGCCCGGTCTCCCTGGGAGGCGGGTTCAACCTGTTCTGGGCCGGACAGACGGTCAGCACGGTCGGCGACCGGGTCACCGTCTTCGTGGTGCCGACCCTGATGATCTTCGTCCTGCACGCGAGCGCCCTCCAGGTCGGCGTCGTCGCGATGGCCCAGTACCTGGGCATCCCGCTGCTCGGGCCGATCGCCGGTGTGCTGGTCGACCGCTGGGACAAGCGCCGGACGATGCTCACCTGCGACCTGGTCCGGCTGGTGGCGGTGGCGGTCATCCCGCTCGCCTACTGGCTCGACCAGCTCTCCACGCCGCTGCTCTTCGGCTGCGTGGCGGTGATCAGCGGCGCGACGATCTTCTTCAACGTGGGCTACCTGGTCGCCGTCCCCGCGGTCGTGCCCGAGCAGCACCTCGTCCGCGCCTACTCCCGGCTGGAGGGCAGCGGATCGGTGTCGGAGGTGGCCGGGCCCTCGATCGCGGCCGGCCTCTACAGCGCCCTCGGCGTGGCCGCCCTGCTGGTGGACGCGGCCAGCTACCTGGTCTCCGCCGTCTGCTTCCGCGCGATGCGGCCCTGGGGCGAGAGGACCGTGGTCACCGGGTCCGTCCGGGAGCGGCTGACGGCCGGGTTCCGGCTGAACTGGGCCGACCCGGTACTGCGGCGGGTGGTCGTCGCCGCCGTCACGCTCAACTGCGGCGGCCCGGTCTTCGTCACCGTCCTGCCCGTCCTCGCCTACCGCGGGCTCGGCCTGTCGGTCGGCGCCTTCGGCGCTGCCATGTCGGTGGCGGCGGTGGGCGCCCTGGTCGGCGCCGTGGTGGCGCCGCGGATCAGCGAACGCCTCGGCACCGGCCGGACACTGGCCTGGGCGCTGCTGCTGCACTGCCTGGTCGGGCTGGGCGTGCTCGCCGCGCCCGCGCTCCCCGCCGCGCCGGTGATCGCCGTGACCATGGGCTGCTACGGCTTCTTCATGTCCTGCATCAACGTGTGCAGTGCGCCCACCCGGCAGTCGCGGATGTCCGCGCAGCACCAGGGCGTGATGCACGCGGCGTTCCGGACGGTCACCTGGGGCGTGATCCCGCTGGCCGCCCTGGCCGGCGGCCTGGCCGTCACCCTGCTGACCGGCCCGTTGGGGATCCTGGACGCCGCCCGCGCCGTGATGGCCGCCGGCACCCTGCTGGCCGCGTGCTCCTTCCTGGCCGCCGTCCGGATCCAGCCGCTGCTGGACGCGGCCGCCCGCGAGAAGGCGTCGGCGGCCGGCCCCGATCCGGCCGCCGGCACCGATCCGGCGCTGGCGGACAGCGCCTCATGA
- a CDS encoding SDR family NAD(P)-dependent oxidoreductase, which produces MTADHQVVLITGTSSGIGLATAVAAARAGFTTVATMREPGRDAALRAAADKAGVTLDVRRLDVTDADSVAACVDGVARTYGRLDAVVNNAGVSNSDPTLEMSTTAALRANLEVNFFGVIEVARAAMPLLRAARGRLVTIGSVHGIVGQPFNEGYCAAKFAVEGFMESLAPVAWAHGVRVSVVVPGFVPDTSFGVFPDIDRTTLQAASGPYAPTFADYLDWVGGQGWEGAGQPAREVADVVVDTLRAERPAFRVPTGRWAAAYLDQKLTDRDGSAVQRLARTWIGQPDSPER; this is translated from the coding sequence ATGACGGCGGATCACCAGGTCGTGCTGATCACCGGAACCTCCTCGGGCATCGGGCTGGCCACCGCGGTCGCCGCCGCCCGGGCCGGCTTCACGACGGTGGCGACCATGCGGGAGCCGGGACGGGACGCGGCACTGCGCGCGGCCGCCGACAAGGCCGGTGTCACCCTGGACGTCCGCCGCCTGGACGTCACCGACGCCGACTCCGTCGCCGCCTGCGTCGACGGGGTCGCGCGGACGTACGGCCGGCTGGACGCGGTGGTCAACAACGCGGGCGTCTCCAACTCCGACCCCACCCTGGAGATGTCCACGACGGCCGCCCTGCGGGCCAACCTGGAGGTCAACTTCTTCGGCGTGATCGAGGTGGCCCGGGCCGCCATGCCGCTGCTGCGGGCCGCCCGGGGGCGGCTGGTGACGATCGGCAGCGTGCACGGGATCGTCGGCCAGCCGTTCAACGAGGGCTACTGTGCGGCCAAGTTCGCCGTCGAGGGGTTCATGGAGAGCCTGGCCCCGGTCGCCTGGGCGCACGGCGTGCGGGTCTCCGTCGTGGTGCCGGGCTTCGTGCCGGACACCTCGTTCGGGGTCTTCCCGGACATCGACCGGACGACCCTCCAGGCCGCCTCCGGCCCCTACGCGCCCACCTTCGCCGACTACCTCGACTGGGTCGGCGGCCAGGGCTGGGAGGGGGCCGGGCAGCCGGCCCGGGAGGTCGCCGACGTCGTCGTGGACACCCTGCGCGCCGAGCGGCCGGCCTTCCGGGTGCCGACCGGCCGGTGGGCCGCCGCGTACCTGGACCAGAAACTCACCGACCGGGACGGCAGCGCCGTGCAGCGGCTCGCCCGCACCTGGATCGGGCAACCGGATTCCCCCGAAAGGTAG